Proteins encoded within one genomic window of Brenneria nigrifluens DSM 30175 = ATCC 13028:
- a CDS encoding alkylhydroperoxidase domain protein produces MTYDAQNKPQPRDVLDALAEIAPDSELAAARKTREAATRHIQGSYETIFAAGEEEALPLSLRFWLTEKVSGWHQDEQLQRFYAARAAETGEPPSTPARQLALAHAELLTRSPISAEASQLRALEQAGWSADDIVTLSQLVAFVSFQSRLLRGYRLIAGQRVSQPHSQAAVAGRWHTHPATQSGKAAPQAFTQAGLEWEPWIAPKPLAEFNADQQAILARFGHTNSDYFRLLGRNLPVLEQRTLTDKGIFYTSGGLPRKERELVAAITSKVNGCIYCASVHAAKASQLSKQHDDVQRLLDVTPGGDLTIGQNPRWQAIIDFTARLSVTPAQVNANDLARLREQGLDTLEIVDVVQSAAFFAWANRLMLTLGEPFWPEF; encoded by the coding sequence ATGACCTACGACGCGCAAAATAAACCGCAGCCTCGCGACGTGCTGGACGCGCTGGCTGAAATCGCTCCGGACAGCGAACTGGCCGCCGCCAGAAAGACCCGTGAAGCGGCCACGCGCCATATTCAGGGCAGCTATGAGACGATCTTCGCCGCCGGCGAGGAGGAAGCCCTGCCGTTATCCCTGCGTTTCTGGCTGACGGAGAAAGTCAGCGGCTGGCATCAGGATGAGCAGCTACAGCGCTTTTACGCCGCCAGAGCGGCCGAAACCGGCGAACCGCCATCAACGCCGGCGCGGCAACTGGCGCTGGCGCACGCCGAGCTTCTGACGCGCTCGCCCATCAGCGCGGAGGCGTCTCAGCTACGGGCGCTGGAACAGGCGGGCTGGTCGGCGGACGATATCGTTACGCTCTCGCAGCTGGTGGCTTTCGTCAGCTTCCAGAGCAGGCTGCTGCGCGGCTACCGCCTGATTGCCGGACAGCGGGTCAGCCAGCCGCACTCACAGGCCGCGGTCGCCGGCCGTTGGCATACGCACCCCGCCACACAGAGCGGAAAAGCGGCTCCGCAGGCGTTTACCCAGGCCGGATTGGAGTGGGAACCCTGGATTGCCCCCAAGCCGCTGGCGGAATTCAATGCCGACCAACAGGCGATTCTGGCGCGCTTCGGCCATACCAACTCTGATTATTTCCGTCTGCTGGGGCGTAACCTGCCGGTGCTGGAACAGCGCACGCTAACGGACAAGGGGATTTTCTATACCTCCGGCGGATTGCCGCGTAAAGAGCGGGAACTGGTGGCCGCCATCACCAGCAAGGTGAACGGCTGCATTTATTGCGCTTCCGTGCACGCCGCCAAGGCCAGCCAGCTGTCCAAACAGCATGACGACGTACAACGCTTGCTGGACGTAACGCCCGGCGGCGATTTGACCATCGGCCAGAACCCGCGCTGGCAGGCGATTATCGATTTCACCGCCCGCCTGTCGGTCACCCCGGCGCAGGTTAACGCCAACGATCTGGCGCGGCTGCGCGAACAGGGGCTGGATACGCTGGAGATTGTCGATGTGGTGCAGTCGGCGGCGTTCTTTGCCTGGGCGAACCGGCTGATGCTGACGCTGGGAGAACCCTTCTGGCCGGAGTTCTGA